One region of Trichosurus vulpecula isolate mTriVul1 chromosome 1, mTriVul1.pri, whole genome shotgun sequence genomic DNA includes:
- the LOC118833525 gene encoding ribosomal protein S6 kinase beta-2-like: MAAVFDIDLETEEGSEGDGEPELSPADVDLNLRTAGLEPVGHYEEVELSETCVNHGPERIGPDSFELLRVLGKGGFGKVFQVRKVQGTNAGKIFAMKVLRKAKIMRSAKDIAHTWAERRILEAVRHPFIVELVYAFQTAGKLYLILEYLSGGELFTQLEREGIFKEDTACFYLGEITLALGHLHSQGIIYRDLKPENIMLSSQGHIKLTDFGLCKESIHEGSVTYTFCGTIEYMAPEILTGSGHNRAVDWWSLGALMYDMLTGTPPFTAENRKKMIDKILRETLVLPRYLTPDARDLLKKFLKRNPSQRLGGGPGDAADVQKHPFFRHINWEDLLARQAEPPFRPCLQSEEDVSQFDTQFTKETPEDSPDDSALSESANQAFLGFDYVAPSVLEGIKEGSSFQPKLRSPQRLNSSPRTPIGPLKFSLFEGFRPSTDPAESMELPPSPPPPPPPVSWAPLPIRMPTGKKAKKSRGCSGR; the protein is encoded by the coding sequence ATGGCGGCTGTGTTCGATATCGACCTGGAGACAGAAGAGGGCAGCGAGGGCGACGGCGAGCCGGAGCTCAGCCCCGCGGATGTTGATCTGAATTTGAGGACAGCAGGTTTGGAGCCCGTGGGGCACTATGAAGAGGTGGAATTGTCAGAGACCTGTGTGAACCATGGACCTGAACGCATCGGCCCCGACTCTTTCGAGCTCCTCCGAGTCCTGGGCAAAGGAGGCTTTGGCAAGGTATTCCAGGTCCGGAAGGTACAAGGCACCAACGCGGGGAAAATATTTGCCATGAAAGTGCTGAGAAAAGCGAAAATTATGCGCAGCGCTAAGGACATAGCCCACACATGGGCTGAACGGAGGATCCTGGAGGCCGTGAGGCACCCTTTCATCGTGGAACTGGTGTATGCCTTCCAGACTGCCGGCAAGCTCTATCTCATTCTGGAGTACCTCAGTGGAGGAGAACTCTTCACGCAGCTGGAGCGTGAGGGCATTTTCAAGGAGGACACCGCCTGCTTCTACCTGGGGGAGATCACACTGGCCCTGGGCCACCTCCACTCCCAAGGCATCATCTACCGGGACCTTAAGCCCGAAAACATCATGTTGAGCAGCCAAGGCCACATCAAGTTGACAGATTTCGGCCTGTGTAAGGAGTCTATTCACGAGGGTTCGGTCACTTACACTTTCTGTGGCACCATTGAGTACATGGCCCCCGAGATCCTCACAGGCAGTGGCCACAACCGGGCAGTGGACTGGTGGAGCCTGGGAGCCCTGATGTATGACATGCTCACAGGAACGCCTCCCTTCACCGCAGAGAATCGAAAaaaaatgattgacaagatccTCAGGGAGACGCTGGTGCTGCCACGCTACCTCACTCCAGATGCTCGGGACCTCCTCAAGAAGTTTCTGAAGAGAAACCCTAGTCAGCGACTTGGGGGTGGACCTGGGGATGCAGCAGATGTGCAGAAACACCCTTTCTTCCGCCATATCAATTGGGAAGACCTGTTGGCCCGACAAGCAGAACCCCCCTTCCGGCCCTGCTTGCAGTCTGAGGAGGATGTGAGCCAGTTTGACACACAATTCACGAAGGAGACGCCTGAGGACAGCCCTGATGACTCAGCCCTCAGTGAAAGTGCCAACCAGGCTTTCTTGGGCTTCGACTACGTGGCCCCCTCTGTCCTGGAGGGCATCAAGGAAGGCTCCTCGTTCCAGCCCAAGCTGCGGTCCCCTCAACGCCTCAACAGCAGTCCTCGGACCCCCATCGGCCCCCTGAAATTCTCACTCTTCGAAGGGTTCCGACCTAGCACCGACCCAGCAGAGTCCATGGAgctacccccatccccacccccacctccacctccagtCAGCTGGGCTCCTCTTCCCATCCGGATGCCCACTGGCAAGAAAGCCAAGAAAAGTCGGGGCTGCTCTGGACGCTAG